A single genomic interval of Camelina sativa cultivar DH55 chromosome 11, Cs, whole genome shotgun sequence harbors:
- the LOC104723048 gene encoding vesicle-associated protein 1-4 — translation MERQAGPLTFLNQFRRKPLPLLFISFRGEELRNSFVSHVVRALKEAGFNVFIDSHEVRGRDIRFLLRRIENSKVALVIFSERFAESEWCLREVTKIAEQVRAGCLVAIPVFYRVSTNDVKMLQGKFGDCFVETLEKRVGVDHPLGPRWMNSVMFIAGMIGFTSEVHSIDDDLVEEIVKAIKRQLPYQSPASKALEREFTRELLSALIVSCICYYLIPSLFTDLNFFASPKWFLLVLMLFVIRKIIFYLES, via the exons ATGGAGAGGCAGGCTGGACCATTAACGTTCTTGAATCAGTTCAGACGCAAACCACTCCCTCTACTGTTTATCAGTTTTAGGGGGGAGGAATTACGGAACAGCTTTGTCAGCCATGTGGTGAGGGCCTTAAAAGAGGCAGGGTTCAACGTTTTCATAGATAGCCATGAGGTGAGAGGGAGAGACATCCGATTCCTCTTAAGGAGGATTGAAAACTCAAAGGTGGCACTTGTGATCTTCTCTGAAAGGTTTGCAGAATCAGAGTGGTGCTTGCGCGAGGTGACGAAGATAGCTGAGCAAGTAAGGGCAGGGTGTCTCGTAGCGATCCCTGTCTTCTATAGGGTGAGCACAAATGACGTGAAAATGCTCCAGGGAAAATTTGGTGACTGTTTTGTCGAAACTTTGGAGAAAAGAGTGGGCGTGGATCATCCGTTAGGTCCCCGTTGGATGAACTCCGTTATGTTCATTGCGGGTATGATCGGCTTCACCTCAGAAGTTCATAG TATTGATGACGATCTTGTGGAGGAGATTGTTAAGGCAATAAAGAGACAGCTACCATATCAGTCACCAGCAAGCAAAGCACTTGAGCGAGAGTTTACAAGAGAGCTTCTTTCTGCTTTAATTGTTTCTTGCATCTGTTATTATCTAATACCTTCTCTTTTCACTGATTTGAATTTCTTTGCCAGCCCAAAGTGGTTTTTACTTGTCCTGATGTTGTTTGTCATCAGGAAGATTATCTTCTACTTGGAGAGCTGA
- the LOC104723049 gene encoding protein PHLOEM PROTEIN 2-LIKE A5-like, producing the protein MKMPAFRRRPRPQIFISFQGNDDDLRKGFVSHVVKALKDARVNVFLDSDDRWERRGPHHHDHLFFRRIEKSELALVIFSDKYAESKQCLNELNKIHERVTEEELMVIPIFYKVNIEEVINLEGRFGKCFEETMMTQGRQNHQLTHHIMGCLRSIARKPGFTSGYYSNDSDLVEAIIQGIKKKIPYISAKQTIGEEVLAELLSASVVAALCFYFIPIAVFSDLGFFISPRWYLAVLLLFVVRHSLRLIQS; encoded by the exons ATGAAGATGCCAGCTTTCCGACGCCGACCACGCCCTCAGATATTTATCAGTTTCCAAGGAAACGACGACGACCTGCGCAAAGGATTTGTCAGCCATGTCGTGAAGGCCTTAAAAGACGCACGGGTCAACGTTTTCTTAGATAGCGATGATCGATGGGAAAGGAGAGGCCCTCATCATCATGACCACCTTTTCTTCAGGAGGATCGAAAAATCGGAACTCGCTCTTGTGATCTTCTCTGACAAATACGCAGAGTCAAAACAGTGCTTGAATGAGCTGAACAAGATCCATGAGCGCGTGACCGAAGAGGAACTCATGGTGATCCCCATCTTCTACAAAGTGAACATCGAAGAAGTTATTAATTTGGAGGGAAGATTCGGGAAATGTTTTGAGGAAACGATGATGACACAAGGGAGGCAGAATCATCAATTGACCCATCACATCATGGGATGTCTAAGGTCTATTGCTAGAAAGCCTGGTTTCACTTCAGGATACTATAG CAACGATAGCGATCTTGTGGAAGCGATCATTCAGggcattaagaaaaaaataccatatatatcggcaaaacaaacaattggagaagaagttttGGCAGAACTTCTCTCCGCTTCAGTGGTTGCGGCTTTGTGTTTTTACTTTATCCCTATAGctgttttctcggatttggGTTTCTTCATTAGCCCACGTTGGTATCTAgctgttcttttgttgtttgtcgTTCGGCATAGTCTCCGATTGATTCAGAGCTGA